One Amblyomma americanum isolate KBUSLIRL-KWMA chromosome 8, ASM5285725v1, whole genome shotgun sequence DNA window includes the following coding sequences:
- the LOC144100530 gene encoding uncharacterized protein LOC144100530 produces the protein MDPWLTPISSRPRLRTAHISSCFGHRIPLPDSRRSSIYASSGATATPRDRGGNQAWNPWRFPSERTALLKGRRACGREEIGPSWLPRAAPQSTSSAVSSDDAMRHWRQGSQPGSGITDSTATTSELLEAQMRRRRSAYLQKCFRCVYTAPIA, from the exons ATGGACCCGTGGCTCACCCCGATCTCCTCCCGGCCGCGCCTCCGCACTGCACACATCTCCTCCTGCTTCGGCCATCGAATTCCACTGCCCGATTCACGGCGATCGTCGATCTATGCCTCAAGTGGTGCGACAGCAACGCCCCGCGACAGGGGAG GGAACCAAGCGTGGAACCCTTGGCGGTTCCCATCCGAAAGAACGGCCTTACTCAAGGGAAGGCGGGCGTGTGGTCGCGAAGAAATCGGACCAAGTTGGCTGCCGAGAGCTGCACCCCAATCGACTTCCTCTGCTGTGTCAAGCGACGATGCGATGCGCCATTG GAGGCAAGGCAGCCAGCCCGGGAGTGGCATCACTGACTCCACGGCAACCACGTCCGAGCTCCTCGAGGCGCAGATGCGAAGGCGGAGGAGTGCATACCTGCAGAAGTGCTTCCGCTGTGTTTACACGGCGCCTATTGCGTGA